A stretch of Saccharothrix texasensis DNA encodes these proteins:
- a CDS encoding LLM class flavin-dependent oxidoreductase, with protein sequence MSVVPHWFLPTSGDGRTVVERFHANRSLGAAAAREPDIDYLAQIARAAEHNGFAGVLTPTGTWCEDAWLTTAALLARTSTLKFLVAFRPGVISPTLAAQMAATYQRISRGRLLLNVVTGGDEVEQRRFGDWLDHDQRYARTDEFLHVVRAVWSGRPVDFAGEHYRVSGATVMAAPDPVPPIYFGGSSDAALPVAARRADVYLTWGEPPAQVAEKIGRVRALAGDRPIRFGVRLHTISRDTSAEAWREAEKLLEALDPAQVATAQEQLRTSQSVGQQRMVALHGGDLGRGVRGLEVHPGLWAGIGLVRGGAGTALVGSHEEVADLIEEYHDLGVEEFVLSGYPHLEEAYWFGEGVLPILAARGLLARPATHDHPEPPVPAGGITAGVPLGGGLREAAHGGS encoded by the coding sequence ATGAGCGTGGTGCCGCACTGGTTCCTGCCCACGTCCGGTGACGGCCGGACCGTCGTCGAGCGCTTCCACGCCAACCGGTCGTTGGGCGCGGCGGCCGCGCGCGAACCGGACATCGACTACCTGGCGCAGATCGCGCGGGCGGCCGAGCACAACGGGTTCGCGGGCGTGCTGACGCCGACCGGCACGTGGTGCGAGGACGCGTGGCTGACCACGGCGGCGCTGCTCGCGCGGACGTCGACGCTGAAGTTCCTGGTCGCGTTCCGGCCCGGGGTGATCTCGCCGACGTTGGCCGCGCAGATGGCCGCGACCTACCAGCGGATCTCGCGCGGCCGGCTGCTGCTCAACGTCGTGACCGGCGGCGACGAGGTGGAGCAGCGCCGGTTCGGCGACTGGCTCGACCACGACCAGCGCTACGCCCGGACCGACGAGTTCCTGCACGTGGTGCGGGCGGTGTGGTCGGGGCGGCCGGTGGACTTCGCCGGCGAGCACTACCGGGTGTCGGGCGCGACCGTGATGGCCGCGCCGGACCCCGTGCCGCCGATCTACTTCGGCGGGTCGTCGGACGCGGCGCTGCCGGTCGCCGCGCGGCGGGCCGACGTGTACCTGACGTGGGGCGAGCCGCCGGCGCAGGTGGCGGAGAAGATCGGCCGGGTGCGTGCGCTCGCGGGGGACCGGCCGATCCGGTTCGGCGTGCGGCTGCACACGATCAGCCGCGACACGTCCGCCGAGGCGTGGCGCGAGGCGGAGAAGCTGCTGGAGGCGCTGGACCCCGCGCAGGTGGCCACGGCGCAGGAGCAGCTGCGGACGTCGCAGTCGGTGGGGCAGCAGCGGATGGTGGCGCTGCACGGCGGCGACCTCGGCCGGGGGGTGCGCGGCCTGGAGGTCCACCCCGGGCTGTGGGCGGGCATCGGCCTGGTGCGCGGGGGCGCGGGCACGGCGCTGGTCGGCAGCCACGAGGAGGTGGCGGACCTGATCGAGGAGTACCACGACCTCGGCGTGGAGGAGTTCGTGCTCTCCGGCTACCCCCACCTGGAGGAGGCCTACTGGTTCGGCGAGGGCGTCCTCCCGATCCTGGCGGCACGCGGCCTGCTGGCCCGCCCGGCGACCCACGACCACCCGGAACCACCGGTCCCCGCCGGCGGGATCACCGCGGGGGTTCCCCTCGGCGGGGGCCTCCGCGAAGCCGCGCACGGCGGTTCCTGA
- a CDS encoding glycerophosphodiester phosphodiesterase, whose amino-acid sequence MVRTRIVGAALAALAVAGVVVLPSAAASGDAEVASSRRGPLVIGHRGASGYRPEHTLASYELAARMGADYVEPDLVLTKDGRLVARHENEIGGTTDVSARPEFAGRRTTKVVDGAPVTGWFTEDFTLAELKTLRAKERIPEVRPRNTLYDGRFEVPTLEEVIDLSRRLTRELGRDIGIYPETKHPTYFQDIGLPLEPRLVDVLTRAGLNRHGAKVYVQSFEVANLKRLKGELRVPLVQLVNGSGAPYDFVKAGDKRTYRDLVTPEGLREIRTYASGIGAAKDWIIPRDAAGFLREPTTLVRDAHTRGLIVHAWTFRNENTFLPADFRGSTDPAAYGDAFGEYAKFYATGLDGVFADNPDTAVEARKG is encoded by the coding sequence ATGGTGCGGACGAGGATCGTCGGGGCGGCGCTCGCGGCGCTCGCGGTGGCGGGGGTGGTGGTGCTGCCCTCGGCGGCGGCGAGCGGTGACGCGGAGGTGGCGTCGTCCCGCAGGGGCCCGCTGGTGATCGGCCACCGCGGCGCGTCGGGCTACCGGCCCGAGCACACGCTGGCCTCCTACGAGCTGGCCGCGCGGATGGGCGCCGACTACGTCGAGCCGGACCTGGTGTTGACCAAGGACGGCAGGCTGGTCGCCCGGCACGAGAACGAGATCGGCGGCACCACGGACGTGTCGGCGCGCCCGGAGTTCGCCGGGCGCCGGACCACCAAGGTCGTCGACGGCGCGCCGGTCACCGGCTGGTTCACCGAGGACTTCACGCTGGCGGAGCTGAAGACGTTGCGGGCGAAGGAGCGCATCCCCGAGGTCCGGCCGCGCAACACCCTCTACGACGGCCGGTTCGAGGTGCCGACGCTGGAGGAGGTCATCGACCTGTCCCGCCGGCTGACCCGCGAGCTGGGTCGCGACATCGGGATCTACCCGGAGACCAAGCACCCGACGTACTTCCAGGACATCGGCCTGCCGCTGGAGCCGCGCCTGGTCGACGTGCTGACCAGGGCGGGCCTGAACCGGCACGGCGCGAAGGTGTACGTGCAGTCGTTCGAGGTGGCCAACCTCAAGCGGCTCAAGGGCGAGCTGCGGGTGCCGCTGGTGCAGCTGGTGAACGGGTCGGGCGCGCCGTACGACTTCGTCAAGGCCGGTGACAAGCGCACCTACCGCGACCTGGTGACGCCGGAGGGGCTGCGGGAGATCCGCACGTACGCGTCCGGGATCGGCGCGGCGAAGGACTGGATCATCCCGCGCGACGCGGCGGGGTTCCTGCGCGAGCCGACCACCCTGGTGCGTGACGCCCACACGCGTGGCCTGATCGTGCACGCCTGGACGTTCCGCAACGAGAACACGTTCCTGCCGGCGGACTTCCGCGGGTCCACCGACCCGGCGGCTTACGGCGACGCGTTCGGCGAGTACGCGAAGTTCTACGCGACGGGCCTGGACGGCGTCTTCGCCGACAACCCCGACACCGCCGTCGAGGCCCGCAAGGGCTGA